Proteins from a single region of Desulfonatronum thiosulfatophilum:
- a CDS encoding SF1B family DNA helicase RecD2, which produces MKPQPRSSNPNPLCPPLITINAEVQGVTFFNPANGYAVIRVKVREEPGIVTAVGNIVEVKPGELLNLSGQWKEHPKYGRQFLITKAEPLLPAGVNAIRRYLASGQLKGVGPALAERMIKLFKDKTLEIIDTDPDQLLRVEGIGVSKLQKIVQSWEEQHHVRALILFLQEHDVSPALAVRIHRHYGAQALQKVRDNPYDLAYEVHGIGFKTADAIALKLGFAPYCRERLEAALVYMLFHASESGHVFVPLDELLENTTSLLGGAPLEELHSALDVLAERRRIILEELPTQGLGTVVYLSHFHRWENEIAQRLRELIQHPAAVDKSKLRNVLAQLEARHRITLSPQQRQAVEDACLNKVFILTGGPGTGKTTITRFIVEAVTALGIAVKLAAPTGRAAKRLSEATRTHASTLHRLLQYAPDGGFGMNETKMLKAGMLVVDEVSMLDCHLCLAVLRALPLTSRLVLVGDVNQLPSVGPGNILGDLLKSAALPHAELTHIYRQAQESMIVVNAHRINQGQFPCQSPKPPPEADFYWIEQDDPSRVQAMILQMVCERIPAGYGMDPRLDVQVLTPMHKGEVGTQQLNTLLQERLNPKGREFAVGFRKMRVGDRVLQMRNNYDKEVFNGDLGWISSVNIEDGQAVVEFDGRDVSYELSEMDELSLAYAVSVHKSQGSEYPCVVMPLLTQHFMLLQRNLIYTGLTRARRLAVILGSKKALVIGLKNAKAKNRYTDLARRIVEMVEG; this is translated from the coding sequence ATGAAACCCCAGCCCCGGTCGTCAAATCCAAATCCCCTCTGCCCTCCGCTGATCACCATCAACGCCGAGGTTCAAGGCGTGACCTTTTTCAATCCAGCCAACGGCTACGCCGTGATTCGGGTCAAGGTCCGCGAAGAGCCGGGCATTGTTACTGCCGTGGGCAACATCGTGGAGGTCAAGCCTGGAGAGTTGCTGAACCTGTCCGGCCAGTGGAAAGAGCATCCCAAATATGGGCGGCAATTCCTGATCACCAAAGCCGAGCCGCTGTTGCCGGCCGGAGTCAATGCCATCCGCAGGTATTTGGCCTCCGGTCAACTCAAGGGCGTGGGTCCGGCCCTTGCCGAACGGATGATCAAGCTGTTCAAGGACAAGACCCTGGAAATCATCGACACGGATCCGGATCAACTGCTCCGGGTCGAGGGCATCGGCGTTTCCAAGCTTCAGAAAATCGTTCAGTCCTGGGAGGAGCAGCACCATGTTCGCGCCCTGATCCTGTTCCTCCAGGAACACGACGTTTCTCCGGCCCTGGCCGTGCGCATCCATCGCCATTACGGAGCCCAGGCCCTGCAGAAGGTCCGGGACAACCCCTACGACCTGGCCTACGAGGTCCACGGCATCGGCTTCAAGACCGCGGACGCCATTGCCCTGAAACTCGGCTTTGCCCCGTATTGCCGCGAACGGCTGGAAGCGGCCCTGGTATACATGCTTTTCCATGCCAGTGAATCAGGGCATGTCTTTGTGCCGTTGGATGAACTGCTTGAAAACACGACATCTCTTCTCGGCGGCGCGCCCCTCGAGGAACTGCACAGCGCGTTGGACGTGCTGGCGGAACGCCGACGGATCATTCTGGAGGAGTTGCCCACCCAGGGACTGGGGACCGTTGTCTACCTCAGCCACTTCCACCGTTGGGAAAACGAAATCGCCCAGCGCCTGCGGGAACTGATCCAGCACCCCGCCGCCGTGGACAAGAGCAAGCTGCGCAACGTGCTGGCCCAGTTGGAAGCCCGGCACAGGATCACCTTGTCCCCGCAGCAGCGCCAGGCCGTGGAAGACGCCTGCCTGAACAAGGTGTTCATCCTCACCGGCGGGCCGGGCACGGGCAAGACCACCATCACCCGGTTCATCGTGGAAGCCGTCACCGCCCTGGGCATCGCGGTGAAGCTGGCCGCCCCCACTGGCCGGGCGGCCAAACGGCTTTCCGAGGCCACCCGCACCCACGCCTCCACGCTGCACCGTCTCCTGCAGTATGCGCCGGACGGGGGTTTCGGCATGAACGAAACCAAGATGCTCAAGGCCGGAATGCTGGTGGTGGACGAAGTCTCCATGCTGGACTGCCACCTCTGCCTGGCCGTGCTCCGGGCCCTGCCCCTCACTTCGCGGCTGGTACTCGTGGGCGACGTGAATCAGCTGCCTTCCGTGGGCCCGGGCAATATTCTCGGCGACCTGCTCAAAAGCGCGGCCCTGCCCCATGCGGAGCTGACCCACATCTATCGTCAGGCTCAGGAAAGCATGATCGTGGTCAACGCCCACCGCATCAATCAGGGCCAGTTCCCCTGCCAGTCCCCCAAGCCCCCTCCGGAGGCGGATTTTTACTGGATCGAACAGGACGACCCATCCCGGGTCCAGGCAATGATCCTGCAGATGGTCTGCGAACGCATCCCGGCCGGATACGGGATGGATCCGCGCCTGGATGTCCAGGTGCTCACTCCCATGCACAAAGGGGAAGTCGGAACGCAGCAGCTCAACACCCTGCTTCAGGAGCGGCTCAACCCCAAGGGCCGCGAGTTTGCCGTGGGTTTTCGCAAGATGCGCGTGGGCGACCGGGTCCTGCAGATGCGCAACAATTACGACAAGGAAGTCTTCAACGGCGACCTGGGCTGGATCAGCTCGGTGAACATCGAGGACGGCCAGGCGGTCGTGGAATTCGACGGGCGGGATGTCAGTTACGAACTGTCCGAGATGGACGAGCTCAGCCTGGCCTATGCCGTGAGCGTGCACAAGTCCCAGGGCAGCGAGTACCCGTGCGTGGTCATGCCCCTGCTCACCCAGCACTTCATGCTCCTGCAGCGCAACCTGATCTACACCGGACTGACCCGTGCCAGGCGACTGGCGGTAATCCTTGGCAGCAAGAAAGCCCTGGTCATCGGGCTCAAGAACGCGAAGGCAAAGAATCGATATACGGATTTGGCGCGCAGGATTGTGGAGATGGTGGAGGGATAG
- a CDS encoding SAM-dependent methyltransferase: MENEMTPLPRELTGYLAPDGFLPELTREVGDGVLRLGRLVLCPGPAVDAAWAQNVWHSPRVIAFESIAQAANALKGLGRRWALYDEHLRNRGRAKLIQERLSGPSPKSFRFGTTTPNSPLGSWTLLDDRTLLASARCSSPFAHGDIQFLEDKTGPPSRAYLKLWEVFTLLGQSPKPGQLCLDLGSSPGGWTWVLQKLGARVISVDKAPLAPGLANLEGVDFRVESAFAQRPEKIGPVDWLFSDVICYPHRLLSLVTQWLEAGAAKNYVCTIKFQGETDFETIDRFRAIPNSRLLHLAHNKHELTWVWGKG; encoded by the coding sequence ATTGAAAACGAAATGACCCCTTTACCTCGGGAACTCACCGGCTATCTCGCTCCGGACGGCTTTCTACCGGAACTGACGCGGGAGGTGGGGGACGGCGTGCTCCGGCTCGGCCGGCTTGTGCTCTGTCCCGGACCGGCAGTGGATGCCGCCTGGGCGCAAAATGTCTGGCACTCGCCGCGGGTAATCGCCTTCGAGTCCATAGCCCAGGCCGCGAATGCGCTCAAGGGGCTTGGCAGGCGTTGGGCGCTGTACGACGAGCATCTCCGGAATCGGGGGCGGGCCAAACTGATTCAGGAACGATTGTCAGGCCCCTCCCCCAAGTCGTTCCGGTTCGGGACAACGACGCCAAACTCCCCCCTCGGGTCCTGGACCCTTTTGGATGATCGGACCCTACTGGCCTCCGCACGCTGTTCCAGTCCCTTCGCGCATGGCGATATCCAGTTTCTGGAGGACAAGACCGGTCCGCCCAGCAGGGCCTATCTCAAGCTCTGGGAGGTCTTTACCTTATTGGGGCAAAGTCCGAAACCGGGACAGCTCTGCCTGGACCTTGGCTCCAGCCCCGGCGGCTGGACCTGGGTGCTGCAAAAACTCGGCGCTCGGGTGATCAGCGTGGACAAGGCCCCCCTTGCTCCGGGGCTCGCGAATCTGGAGGGAGTCGATTTCCGGGTCGAGAGCGCCTTTGCGCAGCGCCCTGAGAAAATCGGCCCGGTAGATTGGCTGTTTTCGGACGTGATCTGCTACCCGCACCGGCTGCTCAGCCTAGTCACCCAGTGGCTGGAAGCCGGGGCGGCCAAAAATTATGTCTGCACCATCAAGTTCCAGGGCGAGACGGACTTCGAAACCATCGACCGCTTTCGCGCCATTCCAAACTCCCGCCTGCTGCATCTGGCGCACAATAAACACGAACTCACATGGGTTTGGGGGAAGGGGTGA